From Thalassotalea psychrophila:
ACAAGTTACGGTAATGGCCGGCACATTCTCTGCCCTACATTTTCAGTTTGTTGAAACCCCAGGGGCATTACCTGAAGATCATCCTATTTATGACGTTTGGTTTACCGATGATGGCGACTATATCTTTTTAAAAGGTGGTGTTGGTGGCTATATGCAAACTGTATACGAACTTGAAGAGCTAGAAGTAATTTACGGACAAGCGGGAGCGTAACATGGCTAAAGCATTACCAAGTTGGAGTGCCTTAGAAAAGCACGAGCTTTTTCCTCAGGTTAAGAGTGACGATGTATCACGCTTAAACTTTTTAACGCATTTAAATATGCACCTTGCCGGCAATGTTTTACCTGGTGTAAAAATCGCCTATGAAAATAAAGTACTGCCTGAATTTATTAATGAGCATGGACGTGAGCCTAGCGATAGGCATGAAGTTCGAGTGGCTATGGATGATAATTCATACTTGCAAATGTGGAGTGCAATGCGCCGTAACACCATGGAAATGCGTCATCAATTAGGTCGTTCAATTGTATTGAATGACAGCAAAAACATTACCCAAAAAGTAAAAGGTTTGATTGGTGATGGCCGCAATATTAAGCTTGATGACGATATCGCCGTGCCATATAACGTTAGTGCGGTAGATGTGCATTGCCAACCTGGCTGTTATTACACTGAATACTTCAATGATGATGTGACCGTTGCTAGCAGTTACGACATTGGTATTTTTGTAACTACTGCTGGCTTACTTGGCGGTTTAAGTGATGGCGGTGGCCAAGGCCTTGGTACTTGGTTAGCGAAAGAACATCCAACATTTAAGCCTAAACGCATTTTAGATATAGGATGTACAATTGGTCATAATGCAGTGCCATTGGCGCAAGCATTTCCTGACGCAGAGGTTATCGCAATTGATGTGGCCAAACCTTCATTACGGTATGCCGCAGCAAGAGCAAAAGCTTTAGGCGTACACAATATTACCTTTATGCAAGTGGACGCCGAGAATATGGCAGGTTTTGCTGACGAGTCATTTGATCTCGTTACCACGGCAATGTTCTGGCATGAAGCCTGTGATCGTTCAATGATGTCTATTTTAACCGGCATTAATCGGGTGTTAAAAACAGGCGGCTTAACCATTTCACTTGAACAACCACAATATACTGATAAGCCAGTTTATGAGCAGTTTATTCGTGACTGGGACACCTTAAATAACAACGAACCTTACTGGGGCCGTATGCATGAACGTGACCTAGTGCAATGGCATACAGACTGTGGCTTTGACGGCAGCAAAATGTTTGAAACTGGCGTAGTGTCAAAAGTTGATGAAAACATTTTCGGAAAAGCAGATAGCAACAGTGAAGATTTTGGTCGTGCACCAGTATGGAATGCCTTTGGCATTTGGAAATAGGCCAAATAAGAGGAATATATTATGGAATTTGCAGAGAAATTAGCTCTTGCCAACACAAAGGCAAAGGGGAAACGTCCGGAGTATTTGCTAGATAAGCAAACCGAACAAACCTTATCGATTACCATGGCGTTAGCAATGGAATTACATGCCGCCAATGAGCGTGTTGCCAGCCTAGAATGTTTATTAGAACAAAAGGGCATTATTACTCGTGACGAGCTCAATAATTTTCAACCTGACAGTGAAGAAACAGCAAAGCGTTCATTAGATACGCAAGTATATTTAAATCGAATTCTGCGAGTGCTTGACCAAGAAAAACAAGCAATGGCGACAAATGATGAAAGCGTAAGTGAAGTACTGGAAAAGCTTAAAGACTAAAATATAAATGAGTGCGAAACCATGCTAAGTTGGCGATTAATCACCATACCGTTAAAGTTGCTATTAACCATTATAGTGCTTTACCTGTTGTGGGTTTTAATCGCTTTTCGCGATATACCAGTTGCAGAATTAGAACAAAAGTATGGTGGTAACAATCTGCAAACCACTAGCATTGATGGCGTCAACATTCGCTATAAAGTCGAAGGCAATGGCCCGCCAATAGTTTTAATCCATTCACACTTTTTTACCATGCGCCAATGGCAAGCTTGGGTCGATATTCTCAAAGATGACTTTACCGTTATCCGTTTTGATTTAACCAGTCATGGTTTAACCGGCCCAGATCCAACAGGCGATTATTCTCGCAAACGTTCTACCGTATTACTTAATGGTTTAATGCAACATATCGGTATAAACCATTTTAACTTAGTTGGTTCTTCTACCGGCGGTGGTATTGCTTATACTTATGCGGCAACACACCCCGAACAGATCAATAAATTAGTATTAATCAACACGCCCGGCATGCCAAAAGTCACCAATAAATACATGAAAAAAGAACTACCAACTTGGGGTGGTTTTATATTCTATTTATTACCTGAGTCGCTGTTTTCAGACTTTCTTAAAGCACCGATCATCGATGATGCACTGGTCACCGATGCTATGGTGAAAGAATTTCACCAAATGTATCGCCGCAGTGGTAACCGCATGGCTGAATATCAACGTATGCGCGGTTATGAAAAAGGCGATGTGACATCTATTTTAGAAAAGATTACTGCGCCAACCTTAATTATGTGGGGTGAAAAAAATCCCCAACTGCCCGTTGAGCATGTTGAACAGTTCCAACAAAAATTGAGAAGTAGCCCTAATGTGCAAACCATTATCTATCCAGATATTGGTCATGTAATTCCCATTGAGAATCCACAACAATCGGCGTTAGATGTACGCAAATTTTTCAAACAAATAACAATCAGAATGAATGACAAAACTAATGAATAAACTGAACCAGTTATTTATCACCCTTATGCTAACCATAGCGCTAACCGCGTGTGGTGAACCGCCAATATTGCCGCCAGCCAAACCATTATCAGCAAGCCAAGAGCAACTACAACAAATTCCCAATATCGATAAAGGCCAGCATCAGGTTGTTACTATCCGCGACATCATTTTATTTAATGCCGATACTGAGAGAGAACTTGAACTCAGTGCGTTCTACCCCAGAATTGGCGAAAACTTCCCGTTAATATTATTTTCCCATGGTAACTTTTCTAGCAAAGATAAATACGACAAAATCATAGAACATTGGGTAAGCCATGGCTATGTGGTCGTTGCCCCTAATCATCAAGATTGTTGTGGCATGGTTAGCGGTATTTTTAATAGTCTTTGGTATGGCAATTTTGGCTTGGTTGAACAGAGAATGATTGATTTTAAGTTTTTGTTGGGTAACTTAACGCAAATTGAACAAAAACATCCTGCCTTCAAAAATAAGGCAAACTTTAACAATATCGCCGCAACTGGCCACTCGTTCGGCGCATTTTCAGCACAACAGTATGGTGGAGCCGGATTATATGAGCCAGATACCGATAAGTATCACTACATTAATGATGACCGTATCAAAGCCATTGTTGCACTGTCACCTCCTGGGCCAATGTTTGATGTGATCACTAAAGACAGTTGGAACAATTTAGCCAAGCCGATGATGCTGACCACAGGAACTTGGGATGTGGATAGTCAGTTTTTTACAGAATGGCAGATGCATAAAATGTCGTTTGATAAAGCCAAGCACAACGATAAATATGCATTAATAACCCAAGGCGCTGATCATTACTTGGGCAATTTAATTTGTCGACCTGAAAAAGAACAGCCACCGCAAACCGATGCACTAAATATGGTAAATGCAGCAACAACTTCATTTTTAAATGCTTACATGAAACGCACAAAACGCGATTCTATGTTTTTAGACTTTAATGATTTAGCTGAACTTACTAATGGCTTTTCAATAATAGAAAAACGCTAAGAGATCACAGCATTATGACCTTTACACCGACGGCAATAAAACACTGTTTACATCCAAACTCAGACTTTGGCAGTGGCTCGCATAGTGGCACTAACCCTTTAGATTTCAACAATGCTAAAGATAACCTGCAGGCGTTTGCCAAGTTGTGGTTTTCATTTGATGACAAGCCAGCAGTTGCTGCTTTTCATGGTTTAATGTTTGGTGCAGTTGGCGATAACCGTTTAAAGCCTCTATTTGGTTATACCGGTTTTGGTTTGTTTCAAGCCAAGCTGCTTAGTAATGGTAATGTGCGCATTCGTGGCAAAGAAGTAGGTTACTTTTGTGACCCCATCACTGGTGATATCCTCGAATATTGGGACAACCCTTATACGGGTGAACGCGTCAAAGTATTTAACTTTTTTAACGACCGCATTAGGGGTGAGTTAACTCCTGAGATGCCAAAGTTTCATTTTGGTGATGACAATGATGCACCAACATTAATGAATGAAGGCAGCATTAAAACCCGCATCGACGGTAGTGCTCCATTTATTCTGCCGTGGCAACGATTTGGCGATAATATGACCCTTGCCTGGGATTATACTCACAGATATCGCAACCCAGTAACCAAAGACAAATGGCCAAAAGCCCACACCGGTGAATTTATAAATCCGTCAGAGCACTTTACCTTTCAAACGAATTATAACCACCTTGCTGATCGGGCAACGCCCACTGCAGATTTTGCTTGCGGGTTTTCACGTATTTCGCCTTGGTGGCCGTGGATGCAAATGGGACAAAGTGGCATTAAAGGTCACTTATTCGGTCGGATGAATTCTCATAAAAGCAATAATGGCTTTGTCGATATCCCTGAAAAAGTATTGGCCTATACCGAACAACATCACCCTGAATACTTAATAGCGCCGAATGATTGGGATGATGG
This genomic window contains:
- a CDS encoding DUF1838 family protein, translating into MTFTPTAIKHCLHPNSDFGSGSHSGTNPLDFNNAKDNLQAFAKLWFSFDDKPAVAAFHGLMFGAVGDNRLKPLFGYTGFGLFQAKLLSNGNVRIRGKEVGYFCDPITGDILEYWDNPYTGERVKVFNFFNDRIRGELTPEMPKFHFGDDNDAPTLMNEGSIKTRIDGSAPFILPWQRFGDNMTLAWDYTHRYRNPVTKDKWPKAHTGEFINPSEHFTFQTNYNHLADRATPTADFACGFSRISPWWPWMQMGQSGIKGHLFGRMNSHKSNNGFVDIPEKVLAYTEQHHPEYLIAPNDWDDGFPIGTWESYAQKVAPEIAL
- a CDS encoding alpha/beta fold hydrolase, which gives rise to MLSWRLITIPLKLLLTIIVLYLLWVLIAFRDIPVAELEQKYGGNNLQTTSIDGVNIRYKVEGNGPPIVLIHSHFFTMRQWQAWVDILKDDFTVIRFDLTSHGLTGPDPTGDYSRKRSTVLLNGLMQHIGINHFNLVGSSTGGGIAYTYAATHPEQINKLVLINTPGMPKVTNKYMKKELPTWGGFIFYLLPESLFSDFLKAPIIDDALVTDAMVKEFHQMYRRSGNRMAEYQRMRGYEKGDVTSILEKITAPTLIMWGEKNPQLPVEHVEQFQQKLRSSPNVQTIIYPDIGHVIPIENPQQSALDVRKFFKQITIRMNDKTNE
- a CDS encoding alpha/beta hydrolase family protein, with the protein product MNKLNQLFITLMLTIALTACGEPPILPPAKPLSASQEQLQQIPNIDKGQHQVVTIRDIILFNADTERELELSAFYPRIGENFPLILFSHGNFSSKDKYDKIIEHWVSHGYVVVAPNHQDCCGMVSGIFNSLWYGNFGLVEQRMIDFKFLLGNLTQIEQKHPAFKNKANFNNIAATGHSFGAFSAQQYGGAGLYEPDTDKYHYINDDRIKAIVALSPPGPMFDVITKDSWNNLAKPMMLTTGTWDVDSQFFTEWQMHKMSFDKAKHNDKYALITQGADHYLGNLICRPEKEQPPQTDALNMVNAATTSFLNAYMKRTKRDSMFLDFNDLAELTNGFSIIEKR
- a CDS encoding class I SAM-dependent methyltransferase, translated to MAKALPSWSALEKHELFPQVKSDDVSRLNFLTHLNMHLAGNVLPGVKIAYENKVLPEFINEHGREPSDRHEVRVAMDDNSYLQMWSAMRRNTMEMRHQLGRSIVLNDSKNITQKVKGLIGDGRNIKLDDDIAVPYNVSAVDVHCQPGCYYTEYFNDDVTVASSYDIGIFVTTAGLLGGLSDGGGQGLGTWLAKEHPTFKPKRILDIGCTIGHNAVPLAQAFPDAEVIAIDVAKPSLRYAAARAKALGVHNITFMQVDAENMAGFADESFDLVTTAMFWHEACDRSMMSILTGINRVLKTGGLTISLEQPQYTDKPVYEQFIRDWDTLNNNEPYWGRMHERDLVQWHTDCGFDGSKMFETGVVSKVDENIFGKADSNSEDFGRAPVWNAFGIWK